The Desulfobacterales bacterium genome has a segment encoding these proteins:
- a CDS encoding ABC transporter permease subunit has protein sequence MNRLNAFFIPIRHNLVALGIFLTGWYVTALFFDSCTVPSPVDIIGEFGGYCDRKFLNNLGITFLRITSGFLVAIVLGTLIGLSAHILKISRHVETLMLIIQVLPGTILGIIFLLIFGVGNMAPFMLIITLTTPLLAIHTSSSLMKQHGRLEKLIRSFSGGWKEIVRDLYLPSLVPTIRSNLTTGMVFSVKIALIGEFIASDNGIGYLLNVSKIYFDMTAVFFYLFVVVFVVVVYQICVHTVFGLLFKKYLYPD, from the coding sequence ATGAATCGTTTGAATGCTTTTTTTATTCCGATACGCCATAATCTGGTGGCATTGGGAATATTTCTGACGGGCTGGTACGTGACGGCGCTTTTCTTTGATTCCTGCACCGTGCCGTCTCCCGTGGATATCATCGGAGAGTTCGGCGGTTACTGTGACCGGAAATTTCTGAACAACCTTGGCATCACCTTCCTTCGCATCACAAGCGGTTTTCTGGTGGCCATCGTGCTCGGAACCCTGATCGGCCTGTCTGCCCATATCCTGAAAATCAGCCGTCACGTGGAAACGCTGATGCTGATCATCCAGGTGCTTCCGGGGACTATTCTCGGCATTATTTTTCTGCTGATTTTCGGCGTCGGAAACATGGCCCCGTTCATGCTGATCATTACCCTGACAACGCCGCTTCTGGCGATCCATACGAGCAGCAGCCTGATGAAACAACACGGCCGGCTGGAAAAACTGATCCGGTCGTTCAGCGGCGGGTGGAAGGAAATTGTGCGGGACCTGTATCTGCCGTCTCTGGTACCGACCATCCGCAGCAACCTGACCACCGGCATGGTATTTTCCGTCAAGATAGCCCTGATCGGTGAGTTCATTGCATCGGACAACGGCATCGGATACCTGTTGAACGTCTCAAAAATTTATTTCGACATGACGGCCGTCTTTTTTTACCTTTTTGTGGTGGTCTTTGTGGTGGTTGTCTACCAGATCTGCGTTCATACGGTATTCGGCCTGTTATTCAAAAAATACCTTTACCCGGAT